The Eptesicus fuscus isolate TK198812 chromosome 16, DD_ASM_mEF_20220401, whole genome shotgun sequence DNA window CTTTACTTAACTCTGCCACTCCTGATGAGGCCACTCAACAGCACATGGACAGTCGAGATTTCATAATACGATTAAGTATTTTTAAGTGGATATATAtgtcaaatcatcacattgtactcTTTAAagatattacaattttatttgtcagttaaaCCTtagtaaagctgaaaaaaaatcttttcattaataaaatgatgtaaataaaaaacatgcgctccctggcaggggtggttcagttggttggacatagtcccatgcaccaaagggttgcctcccggattgcaggtttgatccctggtcagggtacatgctggaggcagcctattgatatttctctctcacatcgatgtttctctctcacatcgatgtttctctctatacatataaaatttagaaacaaaacaTGCGCAGAGTCTTAATGAGTGGAGACGTACCACAATGTTAATAGTGACTGGGTTGGGCTGGTGTGATTGTATTTCCTAATGCTTTATAGCATACTAGTAGTTTCAATACAGAAAGGACAAAACAAAATCACCCATAGTTCCACCACTCAAACATAACTACTGTTTACATCTTGGTGTACTtctatttagtctttttttttttttctttttcctcctggggtttatgtatttattttcaatgtaatCATTCTGTAATTATGAGCCCGCTGTGGCCAGCTGATAGGAAGTTGTTCATGGTCAGGTACCTGCAGGGTCCAGCCAGCGCCACCTAGTGGTTGTGGTTCAGAACGGCCTGGGAGCTGGAGCCCTGGATTCCCGTCCTGCTCCACTACTCTGCTTAGCCTGGCATCTCTGCTTAGCCTACTGAAAATGGAACACCACTGCTGTCAGCACACAGATACTAGGAGATGCACAGGCTGGAGTTTTCGTTATGAGTACCAAATGGGCACCatatgaaaggaaaaaagggcTTGTAGAATCTATGGAATAAAAAGTTCTAATTGTAAGACAGCAGTTTGGCGTTCCAGCCCTGGGGCTGCCTCCAAATCGCCATCCTTTTTACAAGTCTCTTTGCTAAACAAATCTCTTCTCTACTTGCAAGTCTgtcaccttattttaaaaatttatctaaaaagccctagccggttttgctcagtgggtagagcatcagcccgcagactgaagggtctcgggttcgattctggtcaaaggcacatgcccaggttgcaggctcgatccccagtagggggcgtgcaggaagcagatgatcaatgactgtcatcattgatgtttctatatctccctttccctttctctctgaaataaataaaaatatattttttaaaagatattatttaaaaaattttttacctAAAATAAAAGGTATGTCTAACCTTTCTCTCTGACCGAGATGTTTTGACCAGGTTCTTGGGGAGGCCAACAGTACAGAGGAAGGGGAGATATGGGGCCAGTTCTGCCACTTGCCAGCTGAGTCGCCTGACCTTTCTGAGCTCAGTGTCTTCGATGGCAATGACCATCACTGCTTTGCCAGGTTATAATAAGGCCTAGACAGTATGCCTCGCTCTGTGCTTGTATAAGGAAAACCCTATTGTTAAGTTACtttaaggcatttaaaaaattaattcattttaccaATACTAGGACGCACAGGTTTTTCccattttaacatttctgaaatcaGGATATGTTGATATGCAagggttttttctttcttaataattATATGAAATAATGGTACTCCTTACATTAGCTAGTGTTTGCAGTGTAACAGCGAGGTAACTAGGTCGGCAGAGTGaagtgaggctgggagaggtgcaCCGTCCTCACACAGGGCTGCTGTGTCTGCGCATCTGAAAGCGGCACCGGTTATGTGAGCTGAACATACGTTGCACACAAATGTGTTTAGAAGAGGGGATGTTGGAGGATGGCCATCatccctcctgctcctgctggtcCTTTCCTGCCGTGTAGCCCGCTCCTTTCGCTCGAGGGCTGTGTGAGGACTGAATGGGACGGAGCATGGACAATACCTGGCACTTATTCGACTCAATGACTTACCAGCTGATTTCGCTCTCCATCTCCTTGGCAACTGTCCCTAGTCTTGTTCTCCATGTCTTTCAGTCGAATAAAGTTCCTGTCGTTCAGCACCCGCACCACATGCACCCGTTGACGCCCCTCATCACCTACAGCAGCGACCACTTCCCCCCGGGCTCCCCGCCCACACACCTCTCCCCAGAGATTGATCCAAAGACAGGTGAGTCCCCGAGCAGAGCTCcgaggggagcgggaggggcaggCTTCTCCTCGGAGCACCCACTGGGCCTGGGTCCAGATCGTGTCCTCGGCCGTCTGCAGCCTTGACCCCCGGCTTTAGCCTCTTGGGTTTTTCCACCTGTACATTGTCTGTACCTTCCGTGCCACGGGCTTACCGTCAGGGTGAAAGGAAATTAAGGGAGATAGTCCACAGCGAGCATGTGGTGTGTCTCCGTCTCTGTTTCTGTTACTTTAGAATCTCAGCACTTTGGGAGTGGAGTGatctggcggggggcggggagggattctctctctctttttttttttttttaattaactttgaAGTCTAGCACAGTGCCAGCTGTGCCCCCTGAACGAGACTTCAACCCTAAACCGAATGTTTCAAATGGAGTACCCACGTCCCGCCAGGCTATCAGGCAGCAGGGCtgagctggcttttttttttttttttttttagcttgttCACCAGACCAGGGAGCCACAGTCTTAATAAAATTCCCTAAAATTCCCAGTTACCGTGGCTCAGAGTGTTTGGGGGTCCCGCTTTAGAGAAATAGTTAGGTTGCGGATAAGGAGGCCACCTCTGGACGTGGAGTCCAGCGTCGTTTCTCCATAGATGAGGCAGGTTTCCTAGAGCAGCAGTCAGCTGGTGACTGGGGGTACCGGGGTCTGCGGGCCCACACTTCCTTGTCCGTGTCTTGGCCGCTAGCCCCTGTATCGGCAGCTGGGAGTTAATCCTGCCAACAGGAATGGTTCCACGGAGCCGGAGCCGCTGCTCTAGTCCTGCCTCCATGAATGTCCTTGACCAGCGGGCCGCGGAGCTGGGAGGTGACAGAGGGCTGGGATTCGAAAGAAAGAGGCTGCCAAGCTCCAGAACTCGTGGGGACCTGGGGCAAGGAACCTTCCAGACGATGTTATTTTCAGGCGGCCCAGTAGGGCCGGGGAACAGGCTGACACCTCTCTCTTTGGGAGCAGGAATCCCCCGGCCCCCTCACCCGTCGGAACTGTCTCCGTATTACCCGCTGTCTCCTGGAGCTGTTGGACAAATCCCCCACCCCCTCGGCTGGCTCGTCCCACAGTAAGGAAACCTGGAGCCTCTCTTACCTCGTCCCATCCTGAGGCCGAGTTCGGCTCTGCACCTCCAGCTGCCCCACCCACGGGGGCACCCTCTCACCAAAGCCCCAAGCTCAGACTCCCTCCCCGCAGCTTCCTCCCAGTCCTTACTCCTACTTCCTGCCCCTTATTCCTCATCCTTTCTTCCCAGCCCTGAATGTTCCCACTTTAGCCAGTATGCTGACCACGTTTCCTTGCTCCTGGCCCCTGCAGGCAAGGACAGCCCATGTactccctgcctcctggtggctTCCGGCACCCCTACCCTGCCCTCGCCATGAACGCCTCCATGTCCAGGTGAGTCCGGGGACGGGCTGTGAGCCTGAAGTGGCCGTGCAGGGAATGGCTGTCTGCTAGTGGCCTTGCCATTTCTGCCCATTAAGCCGCTTTCTTTTGGCGGCAAACGAGGAGGCCCAGGCTGACTTTTCTCCCGCCTCTCCAGGAAGGCCCCTGCCCCGTGGTGGGAAGGACCCCCACACCCACAGGTTCCCTCTTCCCCAGTGTCTCTAAGAGAATATCCAAGCCCCGCCACTCAGCCCTCTGGTCCCGCCCTCCCGCACACTGggctttgtggtgttttttttatttttctacctagTTCCTGGTGTGTCTGGTCTGGACATACTCTGAGAACCACTTCTAAGGGGTTTTATCGTTTTCCCAGATTGTGTCTGGCCGGCTTTACTTATTTGTATTACCTGCCTTGCCTTTGAGTCTGAAAGCTCTGTGACTCTGTTTCTGGTGAAACCCTTTTTCAGCCTGATTTATGGAGACGATTGTGTAACCCACTTCGTATTGAAGTAGAACATACATAATAGTACATGCATCGTAGGTATACAACTCATTTCACACTGACGCCAGAGACGGAGGAAGGTCAATTTTCCCTCAGTgatgtcaggggagggcagagggaaaggagagtaTTGTGCAGGGCCAGCTCGGCCTGACCATGGTACCCCCAGTGACAAAGGAAATGCAACCCACATACGCCCGTGTTTTCCCGTCGTACGCCCTGGTTTTCCTCCTCCCCGCTTCCAGCACCAGAAATGGGAACCCTGTGCATTtgcagggggcgggcaggcttGTTGGGTGTTTCCCAAACCTGATCTGTCCCGAAAGGTCAGTGATGGCCTTCCCTTCCTCACACTTGGCCACAGCAGAGGTGCTGACCTGCCTCTGCCGGAGGGCAGGGCCacccacacccactgctggcaagCACTCGGCCTGAATCCCTCTTTCGTCCTCTCCACCTGCTACACAGCCTGGTTTCCAGTCGGTTCTCCCCTCACATGGTGGCTCCGGCCCATCCTGGTTTGCCCACCTCAGGGATTCCCCACCCCGCCATCGTCTCCCCCATCGTCAAGCAGGAGCCGGCACCCCCCAGCCTGAGCCCAGCCGTGAGCGCGTGAGTACCAGGCAGCCTAGGCTGGGTCACCAGCCTCTAAGCAGCAATGgtaatttccttctctctcctggtGGCATGGAGCGGGCAGCCCAGCAGCCTCCCTCAGCCCAATCCTCTCCCCTGGAAATGGTTCCCTTTGACTCTGAGACATTCCACatcttttctcattaaaaaaggTTTTACAGcccgaccggcatggctcagtggttgagcgtcaacctatgaaccaggaggtcacagttcgattcctgctcagggcacaggcccaggttgcaggctggatccccagtagggggtattccccagtagggggcgtgcaggaggcaatagcagatcagtgattctttcaggtcattgatgtttctatctctctctctccctctcccttcctctctgaagtaaataaaaatatatatattaaaaaaaagaaagatttttacagttctggccagttgctcagtggttagagcattagccctcggcccaaagggtcccaggttcaatcttAGCCCCAGTCGGGGCGTGTCGGGGAGGCAActagttgatgtctctctctctctctctctctctctctctctctctctctctctctctctctcttcccctcttctccctcccttccactctctaaagaccaatggaaaaaatatcctcggatgaggattaaaaaataaataagttttacaATCAGGATTTAGAGGCTACAAGAGAATCGGAGAAAGCCTTTAGCTTCCCTTCCCCCATGATGCACGTGAAAATGTGGGGCCCAGAAAGGGGGCTTCTCTCGGGTCATAGGGCTTGGTGGCAGCGCCGAGACCAGCGCCAGGGCTGTAAAGGGCAGGAAAGCGTCAGTGCCTCATGGCCCAGGAGAGCCCACCCCTTGTTTCTGCCCAGGGCGCCCTGCCCTTCATCTGTATCACCTGCGGCCAGTACAGCCCAGCCATCACCACCCCCCTGCTCCTCCATCAGGGAATTCTCCTTCCATAGGGTGTGGCCTAGGTGAGGTGTGGCCTAGGTGATCCAGAGGGTTGGGTTGGAACTACTGGAGGCGCTCAGGTGCTGAGAGCAGCCACTGGCCGCTGGAATTCGCATCGAGcagctccccttccctccccagagcAACGGCTCTTAGAAACAGTGGGAGGCAGGGGTTGGAGAGCTGGATGACAGCTGACACCTGCTAACCCACTTCCCAGGAAATCACCAGTCACGgtgaaaaaggaggaagagaagaaacccCACGTGAAGAAGCCTCTTAATGCCTTCATGTTATACATGAAGGAGATGAGGGCCAAGGTGGTGGCTGAGTGCACCCTGAAGGAAAGTGCCGCCATCAATCAAATCCTGGGAAGAAAGGTAAGACCGGCCCGACCCGCCAGGCTGTGTGGCCGGCGTCCCTGCGTCCCTTGCTCCCTGTCTCTGACCCACTCCGCTCCCTCCCACAGTGGCACAACCTGTCCCGAGAAGAGCAGGCCAAATACTACGAACTGGCCCGGAAGGAGCGGCAGCTTCACTCCCAGCTGTACCCGACCTGGTCAGCCCGGGACAACTACGTAAGTGCTGCTCGGACCCCGGAACAGCATCGGCTCGCGGAAGGGGGAGGAAGTTGACGACGCGGACGGAGGACTCCTGAGGCCAGGGGATGCCTGTGTTTCTCTAGAAATAAGGAAGGCAGGTCCACAAGGACACAGTTCTGGTGTCCTGACAACAGACTTCAGTTTGGGTCCCTCCCGTTGGGTGGGACTCGGCCTTCGACTCCCTACTTCAGGGCTAGCGCTGGCGGCGGAATGTGGCCGGGGGTTCCTGGCCTGGGGCGGAGTGGCCAGCGCGGGACCTCAGCCGGCATGTCTCCGTCCCTGAAACTAGGCaggtttttgtgtgtatgttctTATTTGCTTGCTTCTGCTCAGAGGGTTCGTAGCTGAATTAGATTTTTTCGGTGGGACCTAGGTGGAAAGACAAGCCTGAAGGGCAGCGACAGGGTGGGGCCTTTCCAAAGACGGGACACGCGAGCTGGAGGGCAGGAATCGATGGGGAGGGGCACTCCACGAAGACACACTTCTGagactcgggggtgggggtgagtggcCCCCCTTCTTATCTGGGAACCCCCCTGAAAAGCCAGGTGTTCTGTCTCTGTGGCCTCTTCCTTGGGCCGTGTTTTTTAGggtaagaaaaagaagaggaagagagaaaagcagcTGTCGCAGACACAGTCCCAGCAGCAAGTCCACGAGGCAGAGGGTGAGTCTCAAGGAGCCGCTGCCTCTTCCCTTTGCCTCCCGCTGTCCCAGCTGCACTGCCTGCGCGTGACACCGCACCGGGTGGACACAGTGACCGTGCCGGGTGACAGCTGCCTGTCCAGGGCCCCCGCCTCGTGTGCTCCCGCGGGCATCACTGTTACCCTCGTGTTAGAGATGGCCAGCGAAGAGCCGGGGAAGTTCAGGGATTGGATCCCAGCACTTGCTCACTTTGGACCTTGGGCGCTTTGGAGCGCGCTTCAGTTGCGTCTTATTGGAGGGACAGGTCCTGAAATCAGTACGTGAGGTAAAAACGGAAGGTTTTGGAAACCCCCTCAGGAAGGCGGATATTAGGGGCTGTCAGTGGACCCAGCAGAGTCAGCTTTGCTGCCAGTGTCTGGTTGATTGAACACCAGAAGAAATAGTTGGCTCAAGTTCAGGGGCCACTTTGTGCCCAAAAAAAATGTGTGCACCAGAATCACACCTGGCACAGCTGTTCACACTGTGACAAGCACTTCGTCACGCCGCTCATCTCATGCTCACTCCAGGATGGGTATAAAAAGCCACCACCATAAAAGGAAgtgctcttccttccttccttccttccattcatctACATATGAGCACACATACATAAATTATGAAAATGCTGCAAAAATCCACTGCCTGCCACGCTGCTTAGCAGGTGCCACACTATTGCCGATAGTACCATAAACTAAAGACCATCCCCGAAGTGATGAGATGTGGGCAGGGAAGACAATGGTGCAGTAGATGGAGCTGTCTGACCGGACTGAGTTGGTGGTGGTCACTGGCGTtgccccttctctctgctctAGGCATCCCTGAATGCAGCTCCCTCGTCTTGAAAGCTTTGGATGCAATTCCAGGTCCTCGCTTCCCTCCCAGGAAGGATTCCTGTGTTTCCGGAGATGCGGTGCACAGCCAGGCCTCTTCTGCAGCCTCTGCCTCGCCAGAGCCACTAGCTGCTCACTCTCCCTTGTGTTTTTCCCCCAGGTGCTCTGGCCTCCAAAAGCAAGAAGCCGTGTGTTCAGTACCTGCCCCCCGAGAAGCCCTGTGACAGCCCTGCCTCTTCCCATGGCAGCATGCTAGACTCCCCGGCGACCccctccgcagccctggcctcacCGGCTGCCCCGGCTGCCACCCACTCGGAGCaagcccagcccctctccctcaccACCAAGCCAGAGGCCCGGGCCCAGCTGGCTCTTCACTCGGCTGCCTTCCTGTCAGCTAAGGCTGCAGCCACGTCCTCTGGCCAGATGGGCAGCCAGCCCCCACtcctctcccggcccctccccctcggGTCCATGCCCACAGCTCTGCTgacttctcccccttccttcccggCCACGCTCCATGCACACCAGGCCCTCCCCGTGCTCCAGGCCCAGCCTCTTTCCTtggtcaccaagtctgcccactAAGCTGCCCTGTGACCTATGCAGGCTGTCAAGTGACCCATCAAGTAGTAATGattcagaagaggaagaaaaaaaaaaaggaaactttattGGTCAATATTTGACCACCCTGGACTGTTCTGTAAAGTGACTGGTAACAGCAGCACTTTACATTTTGTAGATGTAACCAGTAGCTGACCttaaggcttttttaaaaaacaaacaaaacccacaaaaaaaacctttaaaagaaagaactgaAAAGTAGTGTGTCATTCTTCCCGTACGTGCAGTGGTGGATGGACCTGGGCAAAAGACcctcctctctctacctctcagatgcgcctcctccctcctctcgcCTCCCCATGTGCCCAGCTCCCCACCGGGGCTGCGTGGCCACTGCTGCGACTCCTGGCCTGTTGCTTCTTCATCTAGATCCCCTTCCTGGACATTTCTTTTGATCTCGCCCCAGTTCTTTGCTCAGCTCCATGGGTTCCTGCCTCCATCCTTTCGTCCTCTGCCCAGTGTAAGGCTGTCACCATGTGAGAAGACACTGCCTGGTTTGTCTCCACCAGCACCCCTTCCCCCAGcgggccccaccctccagcctccagcttTCGAGGGGAAAGGTCCTCTGAAATGGTTCTTCCCTACACACAAAGGGACTCAAGGTGCCTGCCACTTCCTTAGTGACGAAGTCCGTGTTCCACCCTTTACCAGTCAAGATCTCCCCCTCACAGTCCCAGAGCGGCAGACAGGAACTGCTCCGAGGCTCAGTCTAGCCGTCTGCCAAAGTTCTAAACACCCTCCCTCCCCGTCACCTCACATGCTtctgtgtgtatttctttttgtttttatggggTTTTTGGAGCAATTTGAACTCCCAATAAGCTGTTtattttcacaaaagaaaataaaattgcagtTGCAAGACCTTTTGAGTGTCTTAATCCTTTTGTTGAATCCAGTCCCCTTCTTCATACCAAGCCCTATGCTAGTTTTGCAGACATGCTAAGATGATGAGCACTTTGGAGACGGATATAAAAGATGCCTGATACAATCAGACAAATCCAGTCCAGCCTCGAATGTTCATCAACCAGTCAGTATCAATAACTGGTCCAAAGAAAGGAACCCTTGCCTTCCCTTTGCCTTTTAACTGCCAAGACATGAGAGGCATTCTTTGTCTGCTTTGCATGGTACCTAGCACTGCAATTAATTTTTCTGTAAcacctttattgagatactaggggcccagtgcaccaaaatcatgcactggggggagggggtccctcagcccagtctacaccctcttgcagtccaggagccctcaagggatgtccgactgctggcttaggcccactaaacgatcagtcggacatccttagcactgccaccggaggcgagagaggctcccgccaccaccactgtgcttgccagctgtgagccctgcttctggctgagcagtgttccccctgtgggagcacactgaccaccagggtgcagctcctgcattgagcgtttgccccctggtggtcaatgcacatcatagcgaccaatagttccacagtttggtctatttgcatattagccctttattatataggataatgcataTAACGTacaatttacccatttaaagtgtataaattGGTTTTTAGTTGTGTTCAGAGTTGTGTACCCAACATTTACATCACctccaaaagaaaccccatacatACCCTGTGTACATCACCCTCTGTTTCCTGCAGCCCcaagcaaccactgatctacttcCTATCTCTGGATTTGGCTATTACGGACATTTCATTAAATAGAATAATACAATATGTGGTTCTTTCTCACTGAGTCAGCATATTTCATGTTCACCCATTTTGtgtagtatgtatcagtacttcatttttttaaattatggtagttagccgaaactggtttggctcagtggatagagcgtcagcctgcggactgaagggtcccaggttcgattccggtcaggggctcgtaccttggttgcaggcacatccccagtagagggcgtgcaggagacagctgatccatgtttctggctctctatctctttcccttcctctctgtaaaaaatcaataaaatatattaaaaataaataagtaaattatggtAGTTATATGtaacaaaatttgccattttaaccattttaagtatacaattcaggaGCATTAATTATATTCCtaatgtgcaaccatcaccacaaacTGAAACTTTTTATCTCCCCAACTCATtcctcctcaccccagcccctggtacctaaaatctactttctgtttctatgaatctgCCTactctgaatatttcatataattggaataaaaacatttgtccttttgtgcctggcttatataacttagcataatgttttcaaggttcacccatgttgctgcatgtatcagaatttctttttattttgagccTTGGTAAAATAATTTagtcttccttctcctttttatGAGTACTTGCCAGGTTTTTTACTCTTCTTGGATATATagcttttttaaattgtagtaaaatacatataaaattcactattttaactttttaagtggACAATTTAGTtgtattaagtacatttacaacATCATCAAACCATAATCACTATTGACTTCCAGAACTATTTCATCTCCCAAACAGCAACTCTGTACCCACTACATAactccccactcccttctccccccagacCTCAAGAACTTTTAAGCTACATTCTAAattatagatttgcctattctaggtacAGCACAGAGTTGAAATAAGATAAGGACTTAGAACTACCTGTTTAATAAATAGattcatataatatttgtccttttgtgtctggcttatttcacctaagTAGTAATGCATATTTTGCAACATACCATGGATTCTCTTGTGGATCACCTATGCTGCAGCCAAGAACAGCTATTCACAAATGAAAAATACTTCTTTTAGGAGCTTCCATCAGGAGTCTGGAGGAGGGCGGCCACGGGCAATATCCTGTGTTGCAGAACAAACAGTATAAGAACACTGTCGGTGAGGTGAGAGGCGTATGGAGAAAGATGCCAAGAAAGCAAAGCATGTACACTCTGGAGAAACTCGCATGCATCAGCACACCAGAAGACATGAAAAACAAGTGTTTGCCGCAGCATTGTTTACAAgagcaaaatcaaaacaaaccagcccagccagtgtggctcagtggttgagcattgacttatgaaccaggaggtcgaggttcgattccgggtcagggcacatgcccaagtcgtggctctgtccccagtttggggtgtgcaggaggcagccgatcaatgattcttactgatgtttctatctctccctttttctctgaaatcaataaaaatatattttaaaaataaagttaaattacaTGGAGGCCAGTTGAAATGTTCTATTTTGATCTCCCATGTcccaacctaaatatccatccaCCCTCTCAACATTCTGCCCTACCATAGGCCTCAAGGTCAACCCTTGGTTCAACCCAAAGTCAACTGCTCTACTGTCCCCTAGACCTCAGCCCTTCAACTCTTGGTACCTTGTTCTACCAGTCATATCTGTCTTGTAATCATGGTCATTCTCTCATTAGATCTCTGCCTCAGTCAACAAAAATGTTCAATTCTTTCCCATATTAGAAACCCTATTTCACATGCAAATTCCCAGAAAAGGTACTTTCTACAGACCTTCTATTCACTAATCCAACTGCCACGAGGTTTTGCTCTCACCACTCCACTGAAATATGTAATTCTAATTCCTTATCTTCCTTCAACTCTGCGCTGCATTTGATTTCACTTTCCTTCTAGAAACATTCGATTCTATAACACCTGGGATCCCTCAAAGGATGATGAATGAAGAAACTGGAGACAAGATGATAGTGTCCCAGAAAACAAGTGACATGACTAATTGTAGCACTAACGCTACAAAAAAGCCTGCAGGATAAAAATTGTACatatggccctgactggtttggctcagtggatagagcgtcggcctgcagactaaagggttctgggtttgattctggtcaagggcatgtaccttggttgcaggctcaatccccagtggggtgcgtgcaggaggcaactgatccatgtttctcatcgatgtttctggttctctgtccctcttccttcctctctaaaaaaaatcaataaaacatatattttttaaaataataacaataaaatttaaaaaaccgaCCTGAAAATAATCCAGATCTCCAATAAGAGAActgtcacacacaaaaattatgaTAAACtcataaattactttttatgaaaccattatcaatattttaacaatatttaaatTAGTTAGGAAAACAGTTCCTATATTTTACCTTTGAATGCTCATATTTCCAACTACCTCCCTGACATCTCCACTTGACTCTCACAGGCATCCTAAACACACGACCAAAAGCAAATTCATTTTCTATGCCCCACCCCTATCAAATCTGATTCTCCACACCAgcgattttcttttttaaaatgtattttttattgatttcagagaggaagggtaagggaaagttagaaacattaatgatgagagagaatcactgattagctgcctcctgcacgccccctagtggggatcgagccaacaactgaggtacgtgccctgacca harbors:
- the TCF7L1 gene encoding transcription factor 7-like 1, with the translated sequence MPQLGGGGSGAGAAGGGDDLGANDELIPFQDEGGEEQEPSSDSASAQRDLDEVKSSLVNESENQSSSSDSEAERRPQPSRDAFQKPRDYFAEVRRPQDGAFFKGPPYPGYPFLMIPDLSSPYLPNGPLSPGGARTYLQMKWPLLDVPSSATVKDTRSPSPAHLSNKVPVVQHPHHMHPLTPLITYSSDHFPPGSPPTHLSPEIDPKTGIPRPPHPSELSPYYPLSPGAVGQIPHPLGWLVPQQGQPMYSLPPGGFRHPYPALAMNASMSSLVSSRFSPHMVAPAHPGLPTSGIPHPAIVSPIVKQEPAPPSLSPAVSAKSPVTVKKEEEKKPHVKKPLNAFMLYMKEMRAKVVAECTLKESAAINQILGRKWHNLSREEQAKYYELARKERQLHSQLYPTWSARDNYGKKKKRKREKQLSQTQSQQQVHEAEGALASKSKKPCVQYLPPEKPCDSPASSHGSMLDSPATPSAALASPAAPAATHSEQAQPLSLTTKPEARAQLALHSAAFLSAKAAATSSGQMGSQPPLLSRPLPLGSMPTALLTSPPSFPATLHAHQALPVLQAQPLSLVTKSAH